From the genome of Nocardia sp. NBC_01503, one region includes:
- a CDS encoding RNA-guided endonuclease InsQ/TnpB family protein: protein MSVVAAKVLSVDEVVGYSFRLRPGRTAEVALLAEWHRCRFLWNEAVHQQKSGNRPTFCSLSKLLTETRARNAWLREGSQVAQQQMLRTYAQAHEQSFTVKGRRRPKFKTRRTAQLSLEYTQRGFSIKNGQLVLAKGVRMPVVWSRELPSAPTSVRVTRDSLGHWYASFVVRRAVKGAPDAEGSIGVDWGVITTATTTDSSFDLPYLGHRARTTAELARSQRKMSRRRRAKPGPQSRGYKRAARTTAKLHKKSARQAQHDSRIWAKRVVDKHELIAVEDFKPTFLAKSTMARKASDAAIGAAKRELIERGVRAGRRVVLVQPAYTSMTCSSCFARAKHQLGLADRTFRCHGCGYINGRDRNAAKVILAVAERGHTRVDDVRQSDHLPLTGGSVAV from the coding sequence ATGTCGGTGGTCGCGGCTAAGGTTTTGAGTGTGGATGAGGTGGTGGGGTACAGCTTCCGCTTGCGGCCGGGCCGCACTGCCGAGGTCGCATTGCTGGCCGAGTGGCACCGCTGCCGGTTCCTGTGGAATGAGGCTGTCCATCAACAGAAATCGGGAAACAGGCCAACATTTTGCAGTCTGAGCAAACTCTTGACCGAAACCCGGGCGCGTAACGCGTGGTTGCGAGAAGGATCGCAGGTTGCGCAACAGCAGATGTTGCGGACCTACGCCCAAGCACACGAGCAGTCTTTCACCGTCAAGGGCAGACGACGGCCGAAGTTTAAAACGCGCAGGACGGCTCAGCTGTCGCTGGAATATACCCAACGTGGATTCAGCATCAAGAACGGCCAGTTGGTGTTGGCGAAGGGCGTCCGAATGCCAGTGGTGTGGTCGCGTGAGCTGCCGTCCGCACCGACAAGCGTTCGGGTGACTCGAGATTCGCTCGGGCACTGGTACGCGTCGTTTGTTGTCCGGCGCGCTGTGAAGGGAGCGCCCGACGCCGAGGGCAGCATTGGCGTCGATTGGGGAGTGATAACCACTGCCACAACGACCGACTCCTCGTTCGATTTGCCGTACCTCGGTCACCGCGCTCGAACCACTGCGGAGCTTGCTCGATCTCAACGGAAAATGTCCAGGCGTAGGCGTGCCAAGCCCGGCCCACAATCCCGCGGGTACAAGCGGGCCGCGCGTACAACCGCAAAGCTGCACAAGAAGTCGGCCCGGCAAGCCCAGCACGATTCGCGAATATGGGCGAAACGAGTTGTTGACAAACATGAATTGATTGCGGTGGAGGACTTCAAGCCGACCTTTCTGGCAAAGTCCACGATGGCGCGTAAGGCTTCGGATGCCGCGATTGGTGCAGCGAAGCGCGAGTTGATCGAACGTGGAGTGCGGGCTGGCCGGAGGGTGGTGTTGGTGCAGCCCGCCTACACGAGCATGACGTGTTCGAGTTGCTTTGCGAGAGCCAAGCATCAACTTGGACTCGCCGATAGAACTTTCCGATGCCACGGCTGCGGGTACATCAATGGTCGGGACCGGAACGCCGCCAAAGTGATTTTGGCTGTGGCAGAGCGCGGCCACACACGTGTTGATGATGTAAGACAATCGGATCACCTCCCTCTGACAGGTGGCTCTGTTGCTGTCTGA